A window of Armatimonadota bacterium contains these coding sequences:
- a CDS encoding amino acid ABC transporter ATP-binding protein yields MEVRQARPGGRPTDDPIVVMEGVQKWFGSFHVLRGVDLAVWPGEKVVIMGPSGSGKSTLLRTINALEDYQGGRIVVDGIEVTHDMRNIEAIRSEVGMVFQSFNLFPHLTALQNITLAPMWVRRWPRRKAEAKAWELLERVGIREQAHKHPAQLSGGQQQRVAIARALAMEPKIMMFDEPTSALDPEMIKEVLDVMRELAHSGMTMIVVTHEVGFAREVADRVIFFDAGVVVEEAPPQAFFADPKQERTKLFLSQIL; encoded by the coding sequence ATGGAGGTCCGACAGGCCAGACCTGGCGGCAGGCCGACGGATGATCCCATCGTGGTGATGGAGGGCGTGCAAAAGTGGTTCGGCAGCTTCCACGTGTTGCGGGGCGTGGACTTGGCGGTGTGGCCGGGGGAGAAGGTGGTGATCATGGGCCCCTCGGGGTCCGGCAAGTCGACGCTGCTGCGGACGATCAACGCGCTGGAGGACTACCAGGGTGGCCGCATCGTCGTCGACGGCATCGAGGTCACGCACGACATGCGCAACATCGAAGCCATCCGCAGCGAGGTGGGGATGGTGTTCCAGTCGTTCAACCTGTTCCCGCACCTCACGGCGCTGCAGAACATCACGCTGGCGCCGATGTGGGTGCGCCGTTGGCCGCGCCGGAAAGCGGAGGCAAAGGCGTGGGAGCTGCTCGAGCGTGTGGGCATCCGCGAGCAGGCCCACAAGCATCCGGCGCAGCTGTCGGGGGGACAGCAGCAGCGCGTCGCGATCGCGCGGGCGCTGGCGATGGAGCCCAAGATCATGATGTTCGACGAGCCCACCTCAGCGCTGGATCCGGAGATGATCAAGGAAGTCCTCGACGTGATGCGGGAGCTGGCGCACTCGGGCATGACGATGATCGTCGTGACGCACGAAGTCGGATTCGCCCGAGAGGTGGCCGACCGCGTCATCTTTTTCGACGCCGGCGTCGTGGTCGAGGAGGCGCCCCCCCAGGCGTTCTTCGCCGACCCCAAGCAAGAACGCACGAAACTGTTCCTCTCCCAGATCCTGTAG
- a CDS encoding calcium/sodium antiporter, whose protein sequence is MTTAALFVAGLVALVAGAEALVRGASRLAGAVGVSPLVIGLTVVAYGTSAPELAISLQAALTGKAGLSVGNIVGSNIFNILFILGLSALITPLRVDQQLVWLDVPVMIGVSVVLFVMGLDGVVGRWEGAVLVAGVVAYTAFQIRASRRESEHVREEYEKEFGHPPPAVPATWLRNGLLCAAGLALLTVGSRWLVDGAVAIARSVGVSELVIGLTIVAAGTSLPEVATSIVAALRKERDIAVGNLVGSNIFNVLSVAGATALVAPAGLAIPEGALRFDMPVMVAVAVACLPIFARGHRIDRWEGGLFFGYYVAYALYVVLEAAEHDALPVFSAVMTAFVLPITVITLVVVGVRHVRRNQR, encoded by the coding sequence ATGACGACGGCAGCCCTGTTCGTCGCCGGTCTGGTCGCGCTGGTGGCGGGAGCCGAAGCGCTCGTGCGGGGTGCGTCCCGCTTGGCCGGCGCTGTGGGTGTTTCGCCGCTGGTGATCGGTCTGACGGTCGTCGCCTATGGCACCAGCGCGCCGGAACTCGCCATCAGCCTGCAGGCGGCCTTGACCGGTAAGGCCGGACTGTCGGTGGGCAACATCGTCGGCAGCAACATCTTCAACATCCTGTTCATCCTCGGGCTGTCGGCTCTGATCACGCCGCTGAGGGTGGACCAGCAGCTGGTGTGGCTGGACGTCCCCGTCATGATCGGTGTCTCCGTCGTCCTGTTCGTGATGGGGCTCGACGGCGTCGTGGGGCGGTGGGAGGGCGCGGTGCTGGTCGCCGGCGTGGTCGCCTACACCGCCTTCCAGATCCGTGCCAGCCGGCGCGAGAGCGAACACGTCCGCGAGGAGTACGAGAAGGAATTTGGACATCCTCCACCGGCGGTGCCTGCGACGTGGTTGCGCAACGGGCTGCTGTGCGCGGCCGGTCTGGCCCTCCTGACGGTGGGGTCTCGGTGGCTGGTGGACGGAGCGGTGGCGATCGCCCGCTCCGTAGGCGTGAGCGAGCTGGTGATCGGTCTGACGATCGTCGCCGCGGGCACTTCGCTGCCGGAAGTGGCGACGTCGATCGTGGCGGCGCTGCGCAAAGAGCGCGACATCGCGGTGGGCAACCTGGTCGGCAGCAACATCTTCAACGTCCTCTCCGTAGCGGGGGCGACCGCCCTGGTCGCACCGGCCGGGCTCGCGATCCCCGAGGGCGCGCTGCGGTTCGACATGCCGGTGATGGTGGCGGTGGCGGTGGCCTGCCTGCCGATCTTCGCGCGCGGACACAGGATCGACCGCTGGGAAGGCGGTCTGTTCTTCGGATACTACGTGGCCTACGCGCTGTACGTGGTCCTGGAGGCCGCGGAGCACGACGCGCTGCCGGTGTTCAGTGCGGTCATGACCGCGTTCGTCCTGCCGATCACCGTGATCACGCTCGTCGTGGTGGGGGTGCGCCACGTGAGGAGGAACCAGCGGTGA
- a CDS encoding class II aldolase/adducin family protein codes for MRLEHLRTRVVAAARSMAAYGLVAGTAGNVSGRDPGTGLVAITPSGLPYNTLEATDIVLMDLQGNVAEGDRRPSTEFRMHLAIYGSSAEVGGVIHTHSPYATAYAVARKPIRVAMAEGAAVLGAAVPVAPYATTGTAQLGEVVARELRAARAVLLANHGLVAVAETVEEALFRARIVEEVARVQLYAEVLGGAVPLASHEIQKVREAYERGYGQH; via the coding sequence GTGCGACTGGAGCATCTGCGCACGCGGGTCGTGGCCGCGGCCAGGAGCATGGCGGCTTACGGCCTCGTGGCTGGTACTGCCGGCAACGTCAGCGGCCGGGATCCGGGAACCGGCCTGGTCGCGATCACACCCAGTGGTCTGCCCTACAACACCCTGGAGGCCACAGACATCGTGCTGATGGACTTGCAGGGCAACGTGGCCGAGGGAGACCGCCGCCCGTCCACGGAGTTTCGGATGCACCTGGCGATCTACGGGTCGTCGGCCGAAGTCGGCGGGGTCATCCACACCCACTCCCCCTACGCGACCGCGTACGCGGTGGCGCGAAAGCCCATTCGGGTCGCCATGGCCGAAGGGGCGGCAGTGCTGGGAGCGGCCGTCCCCGTCGCACCGTACGCGACCACCGGCACGGCGCAACTCGGCGAGGTTGTCGCGCGGGAACTGCGGGCGGCCCGGGCGGTGCTGCTGGCCAACCACGGCCTGGTGGCTGTGGCCGAAACCGTCGAGGAAGCACTGTTCCGGGCGCGGATCGTGGAAGAAGTGGCACGCGTCCAGCTGTACGCGGAGGTCCTGGGCGGCGCCGTGCCGCTGGCGTCCCACGAAATCCAGAAGGTGCGGGAAGCGTACGAGCGCGGCTACGGGCAGCATTAG
- a CDS encoding S8 family peptidase encodes MIVVFRPGTAPGAAGRDLAARTGAQLVHVYASVFPGAALLPPAGVNHDAFAADPRVRFVAPDRLLRTFQQQLPTGIDRVEADRNPTAAISQKRNGVNVHLAILDTGLDRGHPDLNIAGGYNATTMRRDDWQDRDGHGTHVAGTAAAIDNGFGVVGVAPGAPVWGVKVCKGLICLLSDIIAGIDWTIEQKRNGRVDFAAINMSLGGGGSSDDNCGLTQGDPFHTAVCAAVDAGIVVVVAAGNESADATNVTPAAYPESFTVSAIADFNGKAGGGAAPTCRSDEDDTFANFSNFGPPVDIAAPGVCILSTYVRGGYATLSGTSMATPHVTGAVALYLAANRRPPARDRRGVESIRKAIVDAGIPQTHDCGFAGDPDGLPEPLLFVNAKAFKGDGTCEMADSTTRTLNR; translated from the coding sequence GTGATCGTCGTGTTCCGGCCCGGCACAGCACCCGGCGCAGCGGGACGCGACCTAGCGGCGCGCACCGGGGCCCAGTTGGTGCATGTCTACGCCTCGGTCTTTCCGGGCGCCGCCCTGCTGCCGCCGGCGGGTGTGAACCACGACGCCTTCGCCGCCGACCCTCGGGTGCGGTTCGTCGCGCCCGACCGCCTGCTGCGGACCTTCCAGCAACAACTGCCGACCGGGATCGACCGCGTGGAGGCCGACCGCAATCCCACCGCGGCGATCAGCCAGAAGCGCAACGGAGTAAACGTTCACCTTGCGATCCTGGACACCGGGCTCGATCGTGGGCATCCCGACCTGAACATCGCCGGGGGCTACAACGCGACCACCATGCGGCGCGACGACTGGCAGGACCGCGACGGCCACGGCACCCACGTCGCCGGAACAGCCGCCGCCATCGACAACGGCTTTGGCGTCGTGGGCGTCGCCCCGGGGGCTCCGGTGTGGGGCGTCAAGGTCTGCAAAGGGCTGATCTGCCTGCTGAGCGACATCATCGCCGGGATCGACTGGACGATCGAGCAGAAGAGAAACGGCCGGGTCGATTTCGCGGCGATCAACATGAGCCTCGGCGGCGGCGGTTCGTCGGACGACAACTGCGGCCTGACGCAGGGCGATCCGTTTCACACTGCGGTTTGCGCGGCCGTCGACGCCGGGATCGTCGTGGTGGTGGCCGCGGGCAACGAGTCCGCCGACGCGACGAACGTCACGCCGGCGGCCTACCCGGAGAGTTTCACGGTGTCGGCCATCGCCGACTTCAACGGCAAGGCCGGGGGCGGTGCTGCCCCCACGTGCCGCAGCGACGAGGACGACACCTTCGCCAACTTCAGCAACTTCGGCCCACCGGTGGACATCGCAGCGCCGGGGGTGTGCATCCTGTCGACCTACGTGCGTGGCGGATACGCGACGCTGTCTGGGACTTCGATGGCCACCCCGCACGTGACCGGCGCGGTGGCGCTGTACCTCGCCGCGAACCGCCGCCCACCGGCGCGGGACCGCCGCGGGGTCGAGTCCATCCGCAAGGCCATCGTCGACGCCGGTATCCCGCAGACCCACGACTGCGGCTTTGCGGGCGACCCGGACGGCCTGCCCGAACCCCTGCTGTTCGTGAACGCCAAGGCGTTCAAGGGAGACGGCACCTGCGAGATGGCCGACAGCACGACACGGACGCTGAACCGATGA
- a CDS encoding thermonuclease family protein: protein MARLSIRVLSTLIAAVLVAGCAASGVVPSDRAAVAGTTYTGRSVEYVNDGDTLQFYPAISGSKSVRFLNIDAPEMDGDTQEPWATRSRDHLRQLLPQRTKITIETDVEAKDAYGRILGHVRREKDALNTNREQLRMGHAVTYVIWPNQAYFEDYRQAQIEAQQNSRNIWDPSHPLTELPFVYRCRINNCTLSKPVGDYFTKKYVDPADWGKVHVNNRIFFWSENDAHAAGYTKCPKDADGNYDQSCFAAGN from the coding sequence ATGGCGCGTTTGTCGATCCGAGTCCTGAGCACCCTGATCGCGGCGGTGCTCGTGGCCGGCTGCGCCGCGTCGGGGGTCGTCCCCTCCGACCGCGCGGCCGTCGCGGGGACCACCTACACAGGTCGGTCGGTCGAGTACGTGAACGACGGCGACACGCTGCAGTTCTATCCGGCGATCAGCGGGTCGAAGTCCGTACGCTTTCTGAACATCGACGCCCCTGAGATGGACGGCGACACGCAGGAACCGTGGGCGACCCGCTCGCGCGATCACCTGCGCCAGCTGCTGCCCCAGCGGACGAAGATCACTATTGAGACAGACGTGGAAGCGAAGGACGCCTATGGGCGGATCCTCGGCCACGTGCGGCGCGAAAAGGACGCGCTGAACACCAACCGGGAGCAGCTGCGCATGGGGCACGCGGTCACCTACGTGATCTGGCCGAACCAGGCCTACTTCGAAGACTACCGGCAGGCTCAGATCGAGGCGCAACAGAACAGCCGGAACATCTGGGATCCGAGCCATCCCCTGACCGAGCTGCCCTTTGTCTACCGGTGCCGGATCAACAACTGCACGCTGTCCAAGCCGGTCGGGGACTACTTCACGAAGAAGTACGTGGATCCGGCGGACTGGGGCAAGGTCCACGTGAACAACCGAATCTTTTTCTGGAGTGAGAACGACGCACACGCCGCCGGTTACACGAAGTGCCCCAAGGACGCGGACGGGAACTATGACCAGAGCTGCTTCGCGGCGGGCAACTGA
- a CDS encoding cupin domain-containing protein, whose product MKHVDTQPMAGFFEVVAGTHRSQAATMVLEPGESTGGPDNVHPDSDQWLYVVSGEGQAVVRGKTVRLRPGSLLLIEAGEPHEIRNTGTRSLHTVNVYAPPAY is encoded by the coding sequence ATGAAGCATGTGGACACCCAGCCGATGGCCGGTTTCTTCGAGGTCGTGGCCGGCACGCACAGGTCGCAGGCGGCCACGATGGTGCTAGAACCCGGGGAGTCCACCGGAGGGCCGGACAACGTCCACCCCGACTCCGACCAGTGGCTCTACGTCGTCTCCGGTGAGGGGCAAGCCGTCGTGAGAGGGAAAACGGTGCGGTTGCGGCCCGGTTCGCTGCTCCTCATCGAAGCCGGCGAGCCGCACGAGATCCGCAACACCGGCACGCGGTCGCTGCACACGGTCAACGTCTACGCGCCGCCCGCCTACTGA
- a CDS encoding energy-coupling factor transporter ATPase — MASTPALRLSGVGFTYRDAASPALDGVDLAVHRGEMVAVVGPSGAGKSTLCLCANGLIPHFVRGTLSGRVEVFGAPTRDRTVSQLARDVGLVFQDFEAQLFSTSVELEVAFGPENFAVPPDEIRRRVAHALQTVGLTGFERREPATLSGGEKQRLAIASVLALQPGILVMDEPTTDLDPLGKESVFEVGRRLRREATTLLVVEHETEEVTAADRVVVLDGGRIVAQGPPSEVLVRSHWLEKVGVRPPGAAHLLALLGEEPILDEDEATARLRRLGRRIPLGVLEALRRRDAARSARYGDPVLVVEGLVHRYEGGVEALRGVDLVIRRGEFVAVLGQNGSGKTTLVKHFNGLLQPTAGEVRVGGQSTRRQSVSRLGRVVGYVFQNPDHQIFAETVFDEVAFGPRNHGLAPEEVHARVAEALAAVGMTGREGDDPFVLTKGERQRVAVASVLATRPQVIVLDEPTTGLDDREQRNMMELVRRLNERGHTIVCVTHSMWVAAEYAHRVVVMKDGQVWMDGTAREVFAREGDLAAARLRPPQMVRIANRLGGTLLDRREVAEVLTRKAPTGADEA, encoded by the coding sequence ATGGCCAGCACCCCGGCGCTGCGGTTGAGCGGCGTGGGATTCACCTACCGCGACGCGGCGTCTCCTGCCCTCGACGGGGTCGACCTCGCCGTCCACCGTGGCGAAATGGTGGCCGTGGTCGGGCCGAGCGGTGCCGGCAAGTCGACTTTGTGCCTTTGCGCCAACGGCCTGATTCCCCACTTTGTCCGGGGTACTCTGTCGGGACGCGTGGAAGTGTTTGGCGCCCCGACGCGGGATCGTACGGTGAGCCAGCTGGCGCGCGATGTCGGGCTGGTTTTCCAGGACTTCGAGGCGCAGCTGTTCAGCACGAGCGTGGAACTCGAAGTTGCTTTCGGTCCGGAGAACTTCGCCGTGCCCCCCGACGAGATTCGCCGCCGCGTCGCCCACGCGCTGCAGACGGTAGGACTTACGGGGTTCGAGCGCCGCGAACCGGCGACGCTGTCGGGCGGCGAAAAACAACGCCTGGCGATTGCCTCGGTGCTCGCGTTGCAGCCAGGAATCCTCGTGATGGACGAGCCGACCACCGACCTGGATCCGCTCGGCAAGGAGTCAGTGTTCGAGGTCGGTCGCCGTCTCCGCCGTGAAGCCACCACGCTTCTCGTCGTCGAGCACGAAACCGAGGAGGTCACCGCTGCCGACCGAGTCGTCGTGCTCGACGGCGGGCGGATCGTCGCGCAAGGTCCACCCTCGGAAGTCCTCGTGCGAAGCCACTGGCTTGAAAAGGTCGGTGTGCGGCCCCCGGGTGCGGCCCACCTGTTGGCTCTGCTGGGCGAAGAACCAATCCTGGACGAGGACGAGGCAACCGCGCGGCTGCGTAGGCTCGGCCGTCGCATCCCGCTCGGGGTGCTGGAGGCTCTGCGTCGGCGCGACGCCGCCCGGTCGGCACGTTACGGCGATCCCGTGCTGGTCGTCGAGGGTCTGGTGCACCGCTACGAGGGCGGGGTGGAAGCCCTGCGCGGGGTGGACCTGGTGATCCGGCGGGGCGAGTTCGTGGCCGTGCTGGGCCAGAACGGATCGGGCAAGACCACGCTCGTCAAGCACTTCAACGGGCTGCTCCAGCCGACGGCCGGCGAGGTGCGGGTGGGCGGCCAGTCGACACGCAGACAGAGCGTCAGCCGCCTGGGCCGTGTCGTCGGGTACGTGTTCCAGAATCCCGACCACCAGATCTTTGCGGAAACCGTGTTCGATGAGGTCGCGTTCGGCCCCCGCAACCACGGGCTCGCACCCGAGGAGGTGCATGCTCGCGTGGCCGAGGCGCTCGCGGCGGTCGGAATGACCGGGCGGGAGGGCGACGATCCGTTCGTGCTGACCAAGGGGGAGCGGCAGCGCGTTGCGGTGGCGTCGGTGCTGGCGACGCGCCCTCAGGTGATCGTTCTGGACGAGCCGACGACGGGGCTGGACGACCGTGAGCAACGGAACATGATGGAGCTCGTACGCCGGCTCAACGAGCGGGGACATACCATTGTCTGCGTCACGCACAGCATGTGGGTTGCCGCCGAGTACGCGCACCGGGTCGTCGTCATGAAGGACGGGCAGGTGTGGATGGACGGGACGGCCCGCGAGGTCTTCGCAAGGGAAGGCGACCTCGCCGCCGCGCGGCTTCGCCCGCCCCAGATGGTGCGGATTGCAAACCGATTGGGGGGTACGCTGCTGGACCGCCGGGAAGTGGCCGAGGTGCTGACGCGAAAAGCGCCGACCGGTGCGGACGAAGCGTGA
- a CDS encoding energy-coupling factor transporter transmembrane component T, producing the protein MKLYLYVDGDSVLHRLDPRPKLLSVIAVILLAVSAEHPALPAALQALALLGIAVAGAWSSLRRVRALLVVITGFSVLVWTLLSRGATPLVGFVALESVLFGLSTGLKLSATITASVVWLATTRNEEIAAGLIRMGVPYRMAFAFSAALRMVPTFVGAGATIIEAQRARGLDVERGGPVRRMRNYLPMMVPVFAAALRSAHQMAMALEAKGFGAQPKRTYLLQLRMHGADWLAVGLAAAAAAASVWIAAGGYGRLPGLYR; encoded by the coding sequence ATGAAGCTGTACTTGTACGTCGACGGCGACTCGGTGCTGCACCGGCTGGATCCCCGCCCGAAACTCCTTTCGGTGATCGCGGTGATCCTGCTGGCCGTCTCGGCCGAGCACCCGGCGCTGCCGGCCGCCTTGCAGGCGCTGGCCCTGCTCGGCATCGCGGTCGCCGGGGCCTGGTCGTCCCTGCGCCGCGTGCGGGCGCTGCTCGTCGTCATCACGGGCTTTTCGGTCCTCGTGTGGACGCTGCTGTCGCGCGGCGCAACCCCTCTGGTGGGCTTCGTGGCGCTGGAGTCGGTGCTGTTCGGGCTGTCGACGGGACTCAAGCTGTCGGCGACGATCACCGCCAGCGTGGTTTGGCTGGCGACGACACGCAACGAGGAGATCGCGGCGGGATTGATCCGCATGGGCGTCCCGTACCGGATGGCGTTCGCGTTCTCCGCGGCGCTGCGCATGGTGCCGACGTTCGTGGGCGCCGGCGCGACGATCATCGAGGCGCAGAGGGCGCGCGGGCTGGACGTCGAACGGGGCGGGCCGGTGCGGCGGATGCGCAACTACCTGCCCATGATGGTGCCGGTGTTCGCCGCCGCGCTGCGGTCGGCCCACCAGATGGCGATGGCGCTGGAGGCCAAGGGGTTCGGCGCTCAGCCCAAGCGGACGTACCTGTTGCAGCTGCGCATGCACGGCGCAGACTGGCTGGCGGTGGGGCTGGCCGCGGCAGCGGCCGCCGCGTCGGTGTGGATCGCCGCTGGCGGGTATGGCCGCCTGCCCGGCCTGTACAGGTAA